From the genome of Streptomyces sp. V1I1, one region includes:
- a CDS encoding VCBS repeat-containing protein, which yields MRRLFAFGGSAALLVAAVVGTAGPAVAADEFIGFTIDDIVLQPGDGWGELTPTGLDGTPDGTLVFALSKKELTDPTWSGAGLPAGITAEAQEVCKPAAGVVGVYTCPINDDNPFPGLTVEAAASAAHDTTLHYGVVYAARGADINKAVKEAQTVGSLPEDGRHAARTVTVRSAEHVAQNTLKLDTPALPAGGSVTQSVTVHAVDKGELEVFFEPSEGQRWWEEGELQVEITSATGGPTATCDHVLGDLGYGGVTCAVTPGDVTVSYTLKAAATAAAWKIDVNAVYNVYTFGTGNPEARSTFAVQSSRPVPTHHTLFARDTGGTLHSFSGTGKATEPFGDFAEPMGRGWNAYNALTKLSPLTVQNTGAGVVGRDSTGVLWHYRMSGDYYPAFGPRTRVGSGWGVYNSLTGVADVMGDGKADLLARDGAGVLWLYKGTGSSSAPFAARTKVGSGWGVYNQFTGAGDLTGDGRADLIARDASGAQWLYQGTGNAASPFAARTKVGTGWGAYALLSGPGDLTDDGRADLIARDAAGVFWLYKGTGKATAPFSARTKVGTGWGGVEGRSLNSLL from the coding sequence ATGCGAAGACTCTTCGCCTTCGGGGGGAGCGCGGCCCTGCTGGTCGCCGCCGTCGTGGGCACGGCCGGACCGGCCGTCGCCGCGGACGAGTTCATCGGCTTCACTATCGACGACATCGTTCTGCAGCCCGGCGACGGCTGGGGCGAGCTGACTCCGACCGGCCTTGACGGCACTCCGGACGGCACGCTCGTGTTCGCCCTGAGCAAGAAGGAACTGACCGACCCGACGTGGAGCGGGGCCGGGCTGCCGGCCGGCATCACCGCGGAGGCGCAGGAGGTCTGCAAGCCTGCGGCCGGAGTCGTCGGGGTCTACACCTGCCCCATCAACGACGACAACCCCTTCCCGGGGCTGACCGTCGAGGCCGCCGCGTCCGCCGCCCACGACACGACGCTCCACTACGGCGTCGTCTACGCGGCCCGCGGGGCGGACATCAACAAGGCCGTCAAGGAGGCGCAGACGGTCGGCAGCCTTCCGGAGGACGGCCGGCACGCCGCCCGTACCGTGACCGTGAGGTCGGCCGAGCACGTCGCCCAGAACACCCTGAAACTGGACACCCCGGCGCTGCCGGCCGGTGGGTCCGTCACCCAGTCGGTGACCGTCCACGCCGTGGACAAGGGCGAGTTGGAGGTGTTCTTCGAGCCGTCCGAGGGCCAGCGCTGGTGGGAGGAGGGCGAGCTCCAGGTCGAGATCACCTCCGCCACCGGCGGTCCGACCGCGACCTGTGACCATGTGCTCGGCGACCTCGGCTACGGGGGCGTCACCTGCGCCGTCACGCCGGGCGACGTCACCGTCTCGTACACGCTGAAGGCGGCCGCCACGGCCGCGGCCTGGAAGATCGACGTCAACGCGGTCTACAACGTCTACACGTTCGGCACGGGCAACCCGGAGGCGCGCAGCACCTTCGCGGTCCAGAGCTCGCGCCCGGTCCCCACGCACCACACCCTCTTCGCCCGGGACACCGGCGGCACGCTCCACTCCTTCTCGGGCACCGGAAAGGCCACGGAGCCGTTCGGGGACTTCGCCGAGCCGATGGGCCGCGGCTGGAACGCGTACAACGCGCTGACCAAGCTCTCGCCGCTGACCGTCCAGAACACGGGCGCGGGCGTCGTCGGCCGGGACAGCACGGGTGTCCTGTGGCACTACCGCATGAGCGGCGACTACTACCCGGCCTTCGGCCCGCGGACACGCGTCGGCTCGGGCTGGGGTGTCTACAACTCGCTGACCGGCGTCGCCGATGTCATGGGTGACGGCAAGGCGGACCTGCTCGCCCGCGACGGTGCGGGTGTGCTGTGGCTGTACAAGGGCACGGGCAGCAGCTCCGCGCCGTTCGCCGCGCGTACGAAGGTAGGCAGCGGCTGGGGCGTCTACAACCAGTTCACCGGCGCTGGTGACCTGACGGGTGACGGCAGGGCGGACCTGATCGCGCGGGACGCGTCGGGCGCGCAGTGGCTGTACCAGGGCACGGGCAACGCGGCGTCCCCGTTCGCCGCCCGCACCAAGGTCGGCACCGGCTGGGGTGCGTACGCATTGCTGTCGGGCCCGGGCGACCTGACGGACGACGGCCGGGCGGACCTGATCGCGCGGGACGCGGCCGGGGTCTTCTGGCTCTACAAGGGCACGGGCAAGGCGACG